One Leptospira wolbachii serovar Codice str. CDC genomic region harbors:
- a CDS encoding adenylate/guanylate cyclase domain-containing protein, protein MIYGLFGIAILFISILYWIFSLYKQKEDRDSAIITYQAELNLLKEDLVKKEKELINTKSISEEFSDKLVDSYTQLSDLDGLLREINSASDLKEILNILGRYIREKFKVPHYLLYVYKEELEALEFFHSNFPEDLTEKVKEEIMGRKIPVSDSYVTMYAHAYVRKRKRSFYIQDFESYKTEGVELANKQSANLKSLLIVPLYLRNKFIGTLDLLDYSGIFELTEQQLNQIKIIADYIAGTIETGYLLNELKQGNITIQREKENIETNRLKLENLHRFNRKINSYSQIEDITREVFSYLKINHRVELGFILLVDLKTNSLVPLMEGAEVFNKGLLVSNFLRTFRTVLSPNIGSLFRTYQKQKPVYLKKSIKWKQLSTIDTSIVDSFKLELFGQIPLVVQGQTIGIICVTRLTREQAWTKDEFAEIISFCEQVAGAIHNANLRRDLEKEREKTLHFIRNILPGDLADELIERGEVAPMEYESVSILFTDFKNFTSAAESLSPEDLIEQLDGCFSQFDDIAVRHNFEKLKTIGDSYMAAGGIPQGNFTHPVDACLFAMEIKSFMTQIKSFKQMLGQDFWEIRIGIHTGPVVAGVVGKTKFAYDVWGDTVNTASRMESSGDAGEINLSETTYDKVKRFFECEYRGKIKAKNKGELGMYFLKRLRPEFSRDVEGMVPNQIFLDLYKNLQIGAKIIYRQTGS, encoded by the coding sequence ATGATCTACGGACTTTTCGGTATCGCAATTCTTTTTATTAGCATTCTGTATTGGATATTTTCTTTATACAAACAAAAAGAAGACAGAGACAGTGCAATCATTACCTATCAAGCTGAATTGAATTTACTCAAAGAAGACCTGGTTAAAAAAGAAAAAGAACTAATCAACACCAAATCTATCTCAGAAGAATTTTCGGATAAACTGGTTGATTCCTATACCCAACTTTCTGATTTAGATGGCCTACTTAGAGAAATCAATTCTGCTTCAGACCTAAAAGAAATTCTCAATATCTTAGGTCGTTACATCAGAGAAAAATTTAAAGTTCCACATTATCTATTATATGTTTACAAAGAAGAATTAGAAGCATTAGAATTCTTTCATAGCAACTTTCCAGAAGACCTCACAGAGAAAGTAAAAGAAGAAATTATGGGCCGTAAGATCCCTGTTTCCGATTCCTATGTGACAATGTATGCTCATGCCTACGTTCGGAAACGCAAACGAAGTTTTTATATCCAAGATTTTGAGTCGTATAAAACGGAAGGTGTCGAACTTGCAAACAAACAATCGGCAAATCTAAAATCTCTCCTGATCGTTCCACTTTACTTACGAAACAAATTCATAGGCACACTTGATTTATTAGATTATTCCGGAATTTTTGAACTCACAGAACAACAACTAAACCAGATCAAAATTATTGCTGATTATATAGCAGGAACAATTGAAACTGGTTACCTTTTGAATGAACTCAAACAAGGTAATATTACGATTCAGAGGGAAAAAGAGAATATTGAAACCAACCGATTGAAATTAGAAAACTTACATCGATTCAATCGAAAGATAAACTCTTATTCACAAATTGAAGATATCACTCGAGAAGTTTTTTCTTATCTTAAAATCAATCATAGGGTAGAGTTAGGGTTTATCCTTCTTGTAGACCTAAAAACTAATTCTCTTGTTCCCCTCATGGAAGGAGCAGAAGTTTTTAATAAAGGGCTTCTTGTAAGTAATTTTCTTAGAACCTTTCGGACAGTTTTATCACCAAACATAGGTTCTCTTTTTAGAACCTACCAAAAACAAAAACCAGTATATTTAAAAAAATCAATCAAATGGAAACAACTCTCTACGATTGATACCTCCATTGTGGATAGTTTTAAATTGGAACTCTTTGGACAGATTCCACTTGTTGTCCAAGGTCAAACCATTGGAATCATTTGTGTCACTCGTCTCACACGAGAACAAGCTTGGACCAAAGACGAATTCGCAGAAATTATTTCTTTTTGCGAACAGGTGGCTGGTGCGATCCACAATGCAAACCTTAGGCGAGACTTAGAAAAAGAGAGAGAAAAAACTCTGCACTTCATTCGAAACATTCTACCGGGAGATTTAGCCGACGAGTTGATTGAAAGAGGAGAAGTGGCTCCGATGGAATACGAGTCGGTAAGTATTCTATTCACTGACTTCAAAAACTTTACTTCTGCCGCCGAATCGCTCTCTCCTGAAGATCTCATTGAACAGTTGGATGGATGTTTCTCTCAATTTGATGACATCGCTGTCCGCCATAATTTCGAAAAACTAAAAACCATTGGTGACTCTTATATGGCGGCCGGAGGGATTCCACAGGGGAATTTCACTCATCCGGTGGATGCCTGCCTTTTTGCTATGGAAATTAAATCCTTTATGACTCAAATCAAATCCTTCAAACAAATGTTAGGTCAAGATTTTTGGGAGATCCGAATTGGAATTCATACGGGCCCAGTTGTTGCAGGTGTTGTTGGCAAAACAAAATTTGCTTACGATGTTTGGGGAGATACAGTCAACACAGCAAGTCGAATGGAAAGTTCTGGCGATGCGGGAGAAATCAATCTTTCAGAAACCACTTATGATAAAGTAAAACGATTCTTTGAATGCGAGTATAGAGGAAAGATAAAAGCCAAAAACAAAGGTGAGCTGGGGATGTATTTTTTAAAACGGCTACGCCCTGAATTTTCAAGAGATGTGGAAGGTATGGTTCCCAACCAAATCTTTTTAGATTTATATAAAAATTTGCAGATTGGTGCTAAGATCATCTATAGACAAACAGGCTCCTAG
- a CDS encoding helix-turn-helix transcriptional regulator: protein MDTRKVRILFLGFYVLSLIVWIAEEIFTLTNPPEYFDRFRIVIATVESFIALSSFLVVFILYKELKAEAVENVQAKSQIHDLKRTNRILKNPELGFWAEAKAQMEEWNLSEAETEIAILLLRGFSQKQIAAVRKKSLRTIENQTASIYEKSSMRGKLEFISYFLTPLLPEED from the coding sequence ATGGACACTCGCAAGGTAAGAATTCTTTTTTTAGGTTTTTACGTTTTATCTCTGATTGTTTGGATTGCTGAAGAAATTTTCACCCTGACCAACCCACCTGAGTATTTTGACCGATTCCGAATTGTTATTGCCACGGTAGAGTCCTTCATTGCCCTTTCTTCCTTTCTTGTGGTCTTCATCCTTTATAAAGAACTGAAGGCAGAAGCGGTTGAAAACGTACAAGCAAAGTCCCAAATTCACGACTTAAAACGCACTAACAGAATTTTAAAAAATCCAGAACTGGGTTTTTGGGCAGAGGCAAAGGCCCAAATGGAAGAATGGAACCTATCGGAAGCAGAAACGGAAATCGCCATACTTTTACTACGTGGGTTCTCTCAAAAACAAATTGCCGCGGTCCGCAAAAAAAGCCTTCGCACCATCGAAAATCAAACTGCCTCTATATATGAAAAATCATCAATGAGGGGAAAATTGGAATTTATTTCTTACTTTTTAACTCCCCTGTTACCCGAGGAAGATTAA